A genomic region of Bremerella alba contains the following coding sequences:
- a CDS encoding SpoIIE family protein phosphatase, translated as MTPRKLESGSFVRTAVGHFVGGDLAIVQPHNDYLFLALVDVLGHGPQAYSTALDLEEVILGWKDKFDILTLMKALHEHQKQGRGAVISLCTIETLSGDVRYVGIGNATCRTMGEHPHHLLTREGVVGHTLRTPSVERMTLDQHDILLLYSDGVSSHFEMEEPFQLFFDPLDQVTRRVVEQFGRDHDDASCIAVRYA; from the coding sequence GTGACACCTCGTAAATTGGAATCCGGTAGCTTCGTCCGAACGGCTGTCGGGCATTTCGTTGGTGGCGATCTGGCGATTGTTCAGCCGCACAACGACTATTTATTTCTCGCACTCGTGGATGTTCTGGGGCATGGACCGCAGGCTTATTCCACAGCATTGGACCTGGAAGAAGTCATTCTGGGTTGGAAAGATAAGTTTGACATTCTCACCTTGATGAAAGCGCTGCACGAACATCAAAAGCAAGGTCGTGGTGCGGTCATCAGTCTCTGCACGATCGAAACACTTTCAGGAGACGTGCGTTACGTGGGAATTGGGAATGCGACATGTCGCACGATGGGAGAGCACCCGCATCATCTGCTTACGAGGGAAGGAGTGGTCGGCCACACATTGCGAACGCCCTCGGTAGAACGAATGACTCTCGACCAGCATGACATCCTGCTGCTCTACAGCGATGGGGTTTCGAGTCATTTTGAGATGGAAGAACCATTCCAACTTTTTTTCGATCCGCTAGATCAGGTCACCCGTCGCGTGGTCGAACAGTTCGGCCGAGACCATGACGATGCTTCCTGCATCGCTGTGAGGTACGCATGA
- a CDS encoding ATP-binding protein: MASRKMAESAGLQANQVALVATAVSELARNIIKYAHHGEVILRYVTHGPKQGVEVVAWDHGPGIECVESAMSDHHSTGGTLGLGLPGVKRLMDEFELESEVGKGTRITVRKWK; encoded by the coding sequence ATGGCATCTCGCAAGATGGCCGAATCGGCAGGGCTTCAGGCAAACCAGGTTGCGTTGGTCGCAACGGCCGTTTCGGAATTGGCTCGTAACATCATCAAATACGCCCATCATGGCGAAGTGATTCTTCGCTATGTCACCCATGGGCCGAAACAGGGAGTCGAGGTAGTCGCCTGGGACCATGGTCCCGGGATTGAATGTGTTGAATCGGCTATGAGCGATCATCACAGCACCGGCGGAACACTGGGATTGGGACTTCCCGGTGTGAAGCGTCTCATGGACGAATTCGAACTAGAATCCGAAGTCGGCAAGGGAACCAGGATTACGGTGAGGAAATGGAAGTAG
- a CDS encoding STAS domain-containing protein, which produces MIHDSAEVPRVPMQLTSGCLVASIQIDLNDEVLFRFKRDLLEEIRLTQTRAVLLDVSGVDIMDRVEFEAIREIMRMSRLMGARSMLVGMKAEIACSLMDFDLDLRQIETALTLDRAFQQLQPNGDNNGGRHESTR; this is translated from the coding sequence ATGATTCACGATTCCGCGGAAGTGCCGCGCGTTCCCATGCAACTGACTAGTGGTTGCCTGGTGGCGTCGATTCAAATCGACCTGAACGACGAGGTCTTATTCCGCTTTAAAAGAGACTTGTTGGAAGAGATACGCCTGACACAAACGCGGGCCGTGTTGCTCGATGTTTCAGGTGTCGACATCATGGACCGTGTCGAATTCGAGGCGATCCGCGAGATCATGCGGATGTCTCGTTTAATGGGTGCACGTTCGATGCTCGTCGGGATGAAGGCCGAGATCGCTTGCTCTTTGATGGACTTTGATCTTGACCTTCGCCAAATTGAAACGGCCCTGACGCTCGATCGGGCTTTTCAGCAATTACAACCAAACGGGGACAATAACGGAGGCCGCCACGAGTCAACGCGATGA
- a CDS encoding protoglobin domain-containing protein, whose protein sequence is MTAHCDLGNLSASELRELYHVTEEDLELIVQYGQIVSPHLDTFIEQFYEWLRTQPEFDLYFSDNATLHRVQSQQKRYWEDFFSADISEVYVQKRKSVGANHARIGLPLPTYVSSMYRSLRIWTDVLYDHSLAPERYARSLKAITKLIMLDTAIVVDTFMRQTNCIISEQHDSLMQMSTPVTEVWNDILMLPIVGIIDSKRAQDIMTAVLHKIADTHSRCLILDISGVAVVDTAVANHLIKITKATRLMGCTCTISGVSPAIAQTIVELGINVGDIRTTATLKDALRDAFNDLNLVLHEDGTSP, encoded by the coding sequence ATGACTGCGCATTGTGATCTCGGAAATTTGTCGGCAAGCGAACTTCGAGAACTCTATCATGTCACGGAAGAGGATCTCGAATTAATAGTCCAATACGGTCAAATTGTTTCTCCGCATTTGGACACCTTCATCGAACAGTTTTACGAGTGGCTACGGACTCAGCCTGAGTTCGACCTCTACTTCTCAGATAATGCGACACTGCATCGAGTGCAATCTCAGCAGAAACGCTACTGGGAAGATTTTTTTTCCGCAGACATTAGCGAGGTGTACGTTCAGAAGCGGAAGTCGGTCGGAGCGAATCACGCCCGAATTGGCCTGCCGTTGCCAACCTATGTTTCTTCGATGTACCGTTCGCTGCGGATCTGGACGGACGTCCTGTACGATCACAGTTTGGCACCGGAACGCTACGCGCGTTCGCTCAAGGCAATCACTAAACTGATCATGCTAGATACGGCAATTGTGGTCGACACCTTTATGCGACAGACCAATTGCATCATTTCCGAACAGCATGATTCTTTAATGCAGATGTCGACCCCGGTGACGGAGGTATGGAACGACATATTGATGTTGCCGATCGTTGGGATTATCGATTCCAAGCGTGCACAAGACATCATGACAGCCGTGCTGCACAAGATTGCTGATACGCATTCACGCTGTCTAATTCTCGATATTAGCGGCGTCGCGGTGGTTGATACGGCCGTGGCAAACCACTTAATCAAAATCACCAAGGCGACTCGACTGATGGGGTGTACCTGCACAATTTCAGGCGTTTCGCCGGCAATTGCCCAGACAATTGTGGAACTTGGCATCAACGTAGGAGACATACGCACCACCGCGACGCTAAAGGACGCCTTGCGGGATGCGTTCAATGACTTGAATTTGGTTTTACATGAAGATGGAACCTCTCCATGA
- a CDS encoding DUF1444 family protein, with the protein MDLLRYLFGTSKRDQFAERLMHSVKQAGESREIRYEKQAYQFSFYDQGELAGVANLGNIFGEYDRLPEKEQEAYLGQVTRAILSHHKSIPEEFEDARPDILPIVRSRAYLEIGNLERRLRGEHSSEATSTMVGEHLLALPIFDLPEAMRTVDAARMNQWGCSIYELMEVALENLEEIAAGVTTLDDRVYLFRNQDHYDASRLLLTDRIRQLKIRGLPVAMVPTRDCLIVTGEDDETGLKLMHELVYQYVHDPRPISLTPCRLTTEGWETWLPPRDHPHRSVFFDLHMQGQAAEYREQHEAIEVGFAQTGQEGFVANYYLHRDLKTRQLHSYCVWPECLHALLPKSDVVVFMDSSHMKPLASGTWEVVQEALGSQMEDLKTYPPRFRVLGFPSEKSLRQIGSIPRFRL; encoded by the coding sequence ATGGATTTACTTCGATACCTATTTGGTACGTCCAAACGCGATCAATTCGCCGAGCGCCTGATGCATAGCGTCAAGCAAGCCGGTGAGAGCCGAGAGATCCGCTACGAAAAACAAGCGTACCAATTTAGTTTCTATGACCAAGGGGAACTGGCAGGGGTTGCCAATCTGGGCAACATCTTTGGTGAATACGATCGCCTTCCTGAGAAAGAACAGGAAGCATATTTAGGCCAAGTTACCCGAGCCATTCTTTCGCATCACAAGTCGATTCCAGAAGAGTTCGAGGACGCTCGCCCCGACATTTTGCCGATCGTTCGTAGCCGAGCTTACTTGGAAATTGGCAATCTGGAACGACGGCTTCGCGGCGAACATTCATCGGAAGCTACCTCGACGATGGTGGGTGAACACTTACTCGCCTTGCCGATCTTCGATCTGCCAGAAGCGATGCGAACCGTTGACGCGGCACGCATGAATCAATGGGGATGCTCGATTTATGAGTTAATGGAAGTTGCCCTGGAAAACCTGGAAGAGATTGCAGCCGGCGTGACCACGCTCGACGACCGGGTCTATCTCTTCCGTAACCAAGATCACTACGACGCTTCGCGGCTTTTGCTAACAGACCGAATTCGTCAGCTGAAAATACGAGGCCTACCGGTGGCGATGGTGCCGACTCGTGATTGTTTGATTGTTACGGGAGAAGATGATGAAACCGGTCTAAAGTTGATGCACGAACTGGTTTATCAATATGTCCACGACCCGCGGCCGATCAGTCTCACTCCGTGTCGTTTGACAACCGAGGGCTGGGAGACATGGCTGCCCCCTCGGGATCATCCCCACCGTAGCGTATTTTTTGACTTGCATATGCAGGGGCAAGCAGCCGAATATCGTGAGCAACACGAAGCCATTGAAGTTGGGTTCGCTCAAACAGGACAAGAAGGTTTTGTAGCGAATTACTATCTGCACCGCGATTTGAAGACACGTCAACTTCATTCCTACTGTGTGTGGCCGGAGTGCTTACACGCTCTTCTGCCTAAGAGTGACGTCGTTGTGTTTATGGATAGTTCTCACATGAAACCATTGGCAAGTGGAACATGGGAAGTGGTTCAAGAGGCACTGGGATCTCAGATGGAGGATCTGAAAACGTACCCGCCACGTTTTCGGGTACTTGGTTTTCCTAGCGAGAAATCGCTACGGCAAATCGGTTCAATTCCTCGTTTTCGCCTATAG
- a CDS encoding adenylate/guanylate cyclase domain-containing protein, with translation MHNPHSSPHDPQGSPGVSLSIFVDGQQQPIFDDRLGREVLELNLQQRIILGRQDVAKGDPSPFRTITFTDHRKLIITSFQQREVSRRSLDISPDAAGNYLRVGNIGNHEVPMSPSSEGRIAHQQVRTFVTSELIQSPIRLLVGDNLAIQLSGFGAPAEHHFPEHSPTNISQSVADVALMMRQNRMADGYATPSGPSSADVERILGAVSAVLEKAASSPDFFSSAAENVCKLGNFDSCSYLGLDQLANQWQCEASWPSTDSGEMDGPSFDGEALEYIWSNRETWSTPIIDGGERPHQRVVVTPVVSHESVVGALYASKRSGQLGDDTMADCEVKFVEVIRDCLTVGLERLKKEQEAAKQQVCLAQFFPPGIADRILYDETLLETREENITVLFCDIRGFSTISSSLGSVRTLQWLREVLGELSESVIRHDGVLLEYVGDELVAMWGAPDHQPDHPNLACQAAIDMIGKLDQLNQLWSDRIPDELLPFGLTIGINTGDCVVGKKGTDFKYMWGPLGPTVNIASRIQGATKQFCPKQERDDAGTLFYPPEILITESTRLGVTTNMPTRFLGTIKVVNIPETVRVHELSARASGSWNQLRQNYETAYRQFEERNFLEALNTLDGISKVEECQADGPTKCLRDRALMLLQNPKLIDKEHPVWMLDQK, from the coding sequence ATGCACAACCCTCACTCCAGTCCACACGACCCGCAAGGCTCTCCCGGAGTCTCGCTAAGCATTTTCGTTGACGGTCAACAACAACCGATCTTCGACGATCGGTTGGGGAGAGAGGTTCTAGAGCTTAATCTACAGCAGCGGATCATTCTTGGTCGGCAGGATGTTGCCAAAGGGGACCCAAGCCCGTTCCGGACAATCACGTTCACCGACCATCGAAAGCTGATTATTACCTCGTTTCAGCAAAGGGAAGTTTCGCGTCGCTCACTCGATATTTCTCCCGATGCGGCCGGCAACTATCTCCGCGTGGGGAATATCGGCAATCACGAAGTGCCCATGTCCCCTTCATCAGAAGGTCGCATCGCCCATCAACAGGTCCGCACATTTGTAACCAGTGAACTTATCCAGAGTCCAATTCGCCTGCTGGTAGGAGACAACCTGGCGATTCAACTAAGTGGTTTCGGAGCGCCGGCCGAACATCATTTTCCAGAGCACAGCCCCACGAACATCTCGCAAAGCGTGGCTGATGTGGCGTTAATGATGCGACAAAACCGGATGGCCGACGGCTACGCAACCCCCAGCGGTCCGTCTAGTGCCGACGTCGAACGTATCTTGGGTGCGGTGAGTGCCGTCCTTGAGAAAGCAGCCAGTTCTCCTGACTTTTTCTCTTCGGCGGCAGAGAACGTCTGCAAACTCGGCAACTTCGATTCGTGCTCGTACCTGGGTCTCGATCAACTTGCCAACCAATGGCAGTGTGAAGCGTCCTGGCCTTCGACCGACTCTGGCGAGATGGATGGCCCCAGCTTCGACGGTGAGGCCTTAGAGTACATTTGGTCCAATCGCGAGACCTGGTCGACTCCCATCATCGATGGTGGAGAACGCCCTCATCAGCGAGTCGTGGTGACCCCGGTTGTATCCCATGAAAGTGTGGTCGGTGCTCTCTACGCATCGAAACGTTCCGGCCAACTGGGAGACGACACCATGGCCGATTGCGAGGTTAAGTTCGTCGAAGTCATTCGCGATTGCCTCACCGTCGGGCTCGAGCGTCTCAAAAAAGAACAAGAGGCGGCTAAACAACAAGTTTGTCTTGCTCAGTTTTTTCCTCCCGGCATTGCCGATCGGATTCTCTACGACGAGACGCTCCTGGAAACTCGCGAAGAGAATATCACCGTTCTCTTCTGCGATATTCGCGGGTTCAGCACGATCAGTTCCTCTTTGGGCTCGGTGCGAACCCTTCAATGGTTGCGGGAAGTACTGGGAGAACTCTCCGAAAGCGTGATCCGTCACGATGGCGTGCTCTTAGAGTATGTCGGCGACGAGTTGGTCGCTATGTGGGGCGCACCAGACCATCAGCCCGATCACCCTAATCTCGCATGTCAGGCAGCGATCGACATGATCGGTAAGCTCGATCAGTTGAACCAGCTGTGGTCCGATCGTATTCCTGACGAGCTACTGCCGTTTGGACTGACCATTGGGATCAACACGGGTGACTGCGTGGTGGGAAAGAAGGGCACCGATTTCAAATACATGTGGGGACCGCTCGGCCCTACCGTGAACATCGCGAGCCGAATTCAAGGAGCCACGAAACAGTTCTGTCCCAAGCAAGAACGCGACGACGCTGGTACACTCTTTTATCCGCCTGAGATTTTGATCACCGAATCAACCCGATTGGGCGTAACGACCAATATGCCAACGCGATTCCTCGGAACCATCAAAGTCGTCAACATTCCAGAAACCGTTCGCGTCCATGAGCTGTCTGCGAGAGCTTCCGGTAGTTGGAACCAATTGCGACAAAACTATGAAACTGCCTATCGCCAATTTGAAGAACGAAATTTTCTAGAAGCCCTAAACACGCTCGACGGGATATCCAAAGTCGAAGAATGTCAGGCCGATGGGCCCACCAAGTGTCTCCGTGATCGAGCCTTGATGCTACTGCAGAATCCCAAGTTGATCGACAAAGAACATCCTGTCTGGATGCTCGATCAGAAATAA
- a CDS encoding LysR family transcriptional regulator — protein sequence MEIQQLRYFVAVAELENFTRAAEQCHVTQPSLSQQIAKLERELGTRLLDRLGRTVVLTDSGKELLPRARRILKEVDSAEGWFKKSEGPEAISLRVGALPTIAPFQLPQIIQHFRQEMPHVTLTLVEDYTDHLLDRLLKGTLDVALLALPIDDTRIQVEPLFREALMVALPPSHPLADKPSLSFNQVRQEPFVLLHEVHCLGEQVLGFCRQQEFQPHVVCESAQISTIQELIRLGVGISLLPEMAIDPADDSCVYLPIRKIQPFRTIAAAWNRHRTVTRPQNLLLEILRREDPVATK from the coding sequence ATGGAAATTCAACAGCTGCGATACTTCGTTGCGGTCGCGGAACTCGAGAACTTTACGCGTGCCGCCGAGCAGTGTCATGTCACTCAGCCGTCGCTCAGCCAGCAGATTGCCAAGCTGGAACGCGAACTGGGGACGAGGTTATTGGATCGGCTAGGCAGAACGGTTGTTTTAACCGACTCAGGAAAAGAACTGCTGCCGCGCGCTCGTCGGATTCTCAAGGAAGTCGACTCTGCCGAAGGGTGGTTCAAGAAGTCGGAAGGGCCAGAGGCGATTAGTCTCAGAGTTGGGGCCTTGCCAACGATCGCCCCCTTTCAGCTACCACAGATCATCCAGCACTTTCGTCAAGAGATGCCGCATGTCACGTTAACGCTGGTCGAGGACTATACCGACCATCTTCTCGATCGACTGCTCAAGGGCACACTAGACGTGGCCCTCTTGGCCCTACCGATCGACGACACGCGAATACAAGTCGAGCCCTTGTTTCGCGAAGCGCTGATGGTTGCTTTACCTCCTTCCCATCCGCTGGCTGACAAGCCGTCCCTCTCTTTCAACCAGGTACGCCAGGAACCCTTTGTCCTTCTGCACGAGGTTCATTGCCTGGGCGAACAGGTCCTCGGTTTCTGCCGCCAACAAGAGTTCCAGCCCCACGTCGTTTGCGAGAGTGCGCAAATCTCAACGATCCAGGAGCTGATTCGTCTGGGCGTGGGGATCTCGTTGCTGCCAGAAATGGCGATCGATCCTGCCGACGACTCTTGCGTCTACCTTCCGATTCGGAAGATCCAACCATTCCGAACCATCGCCGCGGCCTGGAATCGACATCGCACGGTCACGCGACCTCAGAATCTCTTGCTCGAAATTCTCCGTCGCGAGGATCCCGTCGCAACGAAATGA
- a CDS encoding anthranilate synthase component II, with translation MILLIDNYDSFTYNLVQRLGEIDPTLDLQVYRNDQIDCQTIEKLAPTHLIVSPGPCTPNEAGISVEAVKYFADKLPILGVCLGHQSMGQAFGATIVRAERLMHGKTDEIHHDGKGLFEGMPNPFIATRYHSLVIQPDTLPEGFEVAAWSVMPNGEQEIMSIRHKTLPLLGLQFHPESFLSETGTDMLKRFLEIEPVTSP, from the coding sequence ATGATTCTGTTGATCGACAACTACGATTCGTTCACCTACAACCTCGTACAGCGGCTTGGGGAGATCGATCCAACCTTGGATCTTCAGGTCTACCGAAACGACCAAATCGACTGCCAGACGATCGAGAAACTTGCTCCGACCCACCTGATCGTTTCTCCGGGGCCGTGTACTCCCAACGAAGCGGGCATATCGGTCGAGGCGGTCAAGTACTTTGCTGACAAGCTGCCGATCCTTGGGGTTTGCCTGGGGCACCAATCGATGGGACAAGCGTTTGGCGCCACGATCGTGCGAGCCGAACGACTCATGCACGGTAAAACAGACGAGATCCACCACGATGGAAAAGGGCTGTTTGAAGGGATGCCCAATCCTTTCATTGCCACGCGTTACCATAGCCTCGTAATCCAACCGGATACCCTGCCGGAAGGTTTTGAAGTCGCCGCTTGGAGCGTGATGCCCAATGGTGAACAGGAAATCATGTCGATCCGCCACAAGACGCTTCCCTTACTGGGTCTGCAATTCCATCCTGAGAGCTTTCTCAGCGAGACCGGTACGGACATGCTGAAGCGTTTTCTGGAGATTGAACCAGTCACGAGTCCCTAA
- a CDS encoding molybdopterin molybdotransferase MoeA has translation MLSVTEALKEVSRHASRLTTQECPAMEAMGMALAEDLISPVESPAFDKAMMDGFALIAADTDSGSVNLEVVDEITAGKTASEAIEPGKAARIMTGAPMPPGADSVVMVEDTQIDSENVNRVQILHQVKQGSHVLKQGGLLTKGQVVIPAGSVIRPVEVGILADLAGGKAIVRRRPTVAIISTGDELVGPNIEPGPGQIRNTNGPMLQAMATESGAIVKQLGIVRDNRDDLAAAITEGLQADVLLISGGMSVGVKDFGPQLLAEQGVEKIFHKVQLKPGKPLWFGQQIDTDTPTLVFGLPGNPVSSLVCYHLFVRSALNELMGRSYESPFVPGFLLTRDFFNPGNRPVFFPAFASRKDGGGATISPLNWKGSADLATLAKANALAYFEANSQYEAGQFVSAVMV, from the coding sequence ATGCTATCCGTCACCGAGGCACTCAAAGAAGTTTCTCGCCACGCGTCGCGTCTAACCACGCAAGAGTGCCCCGCGATGGAAGCCATGGGAATGGCCCTTGCAGAAGACCTGATCAGCCCGGTCGAGTCCCCTGCTTTCGATAAAGCCATGATGGATGGCTTCGCTTTAATCGCCGCCGATACCGATTCCGGCAGCGTCAATCTTGAAGTCGTGGACGAGATCACCGCTGGAAAAACGGCCAGCGAAGCCATTGAGCCTGGAAAAGCCGCACGCATCATGACAGGCGCCCCAATGCCGCCGGGTGCCGATTCGGTCGTCATGGTCGAAGACACGCAGATCGACTCTGAGAACGTCAATCGGGTACAGATTCTGCACCAGGTTAAACAAGGTAGTCACGTTCTGAAGCAGGGTGGCCTGCTGACCAAGGGGCAGGTCGTGATTCCCGCCGGTTCGGTGATTCGTCCGGTTGAGGTTGGTATCCTGGCTGATTTGGCCGGAGGAAAAGCAATCGTTCGTCGCCGGCCAACGGTCGCCATCATATCGACAGGTGATGAACTTGTCGGACCCAACATTGAACCGGGGCCCGGGCAAATTCGGAACACCAATGGCCCCATGCTCCAAGCGATGGCGACCGAGTCAGGTGCAATCGTCAAACAGCTGGGCATTGTTCGCGATAACCGAGATGATCTCGCTGCGGCAATCACGGAAGGCCTTCAAGCGGATGTGTTGCTGATTTCTGGTGGAATGTCGGTCGGCGTGAAAGACTTTGGTCCCCAGCTTCTGGCAGAGCAGGGGGTCGAGAAGATCTTCCACAAAGTGCAGCTCAAACCAGGGAAACCACTCTGGTTTGGTCAACAAATAGACACGGACACTCCGACGCTCGTATTTGGTCTGCCAGGCAATCCGGTGAGCAGTCTTGTTTGCTATCACTTATTTGTTCGTAGCGCATTGAACGAACTGATGGGGCGAAGCTACGAGTCTCCGTTCGTACCCGGGTTCCTTCTGACACGCGATTTTTTCAATCCAGGCAATCGCCCGGTCTTCTTTCCTGCGTTTGCCAGCCGCAAAGATGGGGGAGGAGCGACGATTTCTCCACTCAACTGGAAAGGCTCAGCTGATCTAGCCACCTTAGCAAAGGCCAACGCGCTGGCCTATTTCGAAGCAAACAGCCAGTACGAAGCTGGGCAATTCGTATCAGCCGTAATGGTTTAG
- a CDS encoding ester cyclase, whose amino-acid sequence MSQLTKLARNWFELVWNQRSDEAIFDLSAKNAVGYAESDIRYFSMDTFKEFRDNVLAAMPDLHMEVEAVIEQPPDVVVRWFLTGTHTGNGFGFPPTRSRVTLRGMTWLRTDEDNKFIEGWDCWNQGRMLQIFVGAAKGNSAHNDDQQ is encoded by the coding sequence GTGAGCCAATTGACGAAACTGGCCAGGAATTGGTTTGAGCTGGTATGGAATCAGCGCAGTGATGAAGCCATTTTTGACCTTTCTGCTAAGAACGCTGTCGGATACGCCGAGTCAGATATCCGTTATTTCAGCATGGATACGTTTAAGGAGTTTCGGGATAACGTTCTTGCAGCCATGCCCGATCTTCATATGGAGGTCGAAGCGGTTATCGAACAACCACCCGATGTCGTCGTTCGATGGTTTTTGACCGGAACCCATACCGGAAACGGCTTTGGATTTCCGCCAACTCGTTCACGCGTTACGCTGCGTGGCATGACATGGCTGCGAACCGATGAAGACAACAAGTTTATCGAAGGCTGGGATTGCTGGAACCAAGGAAGGATGCTGCAAATCTTTGTGGGAGCAGCGAAAGGGAATTCTGCCCACAATGATGACCAACAGTAG
- the lnt gene encoding apolipoprotein N-acyltransferase, translating into MLAIASSLLLAAAFPPLNFWPLGWIAPIGWLLLVRTPVLPKRSYWILYFSGLLFWLTVLFGVGNAHWATRLFGWPVLCGYLACYIPLFVVLSRFIIHRTFVPLAIVAPIVWTALEYIRAHFATGFSIAMLGHTQVEILSLVQIAEIVGAYGVSFVMILVAALLVAAISTTFTRSSVHRNPSVIRRAGLVLTALTIMTGYFFSGYLLLDANGLLAGGSRGDHHDEESRSVRIGLVQGSIDTVFGDPTQSTRTFEQYTALTDHLVKAHPDLDLIVWPETTMGDHMVFDLGNDYAPPVNLPIDAEEHKKRILSRANGFNGFLKDLAVNRWKAPLLLGTSTLRYGNQRMDHFNTAIHVGRQGTIVTRYDKMHPVMFGEYVPFGEYVPFVYDLLPIGGGLTPGQTPVAVDVEDVSLVPCICFENTVPQFVAGQVRQLHKQGHDVDALITLTNDGWFWGSSILDLHLTCARFRAIENRRPMLVAANTGISAVIAPSGKLTQYSPVQKTTYLVAEIYPTERPLTQYTRYGDWFAAGCLVLAIVGAIAGWFVGTKRANNPLEGERNQQTEGLQ; encoded by the coding sequence GTGCTTGCCATCGCGAGCTCTCTCTTGCTGGCAGCCGCATTTCCGCCGTTGAATTTCTGGCCATTGGGCTGGATCGCTCCGATTGGTTGGTTGCTGTTAGTCCGTACGCCGGTGCTTCCCAAACGATCGTACTGGATACTTTACTTCTCAGGGTTGTTGTTCTGGCTGACCGTGCTTTTTGGCGTCGGCAATGCGCACTGGGCCACGCGTCTATTCGGCTGGCCGGTGCTTTGTGGTTACCTGGCCTGCTACATTCCTCTGTTTGTCGTCCTCAGCCGATTCATCATTCATCGCACCTTTGTACCGCTGGCGATTGTGGCTCCCATTGTGTGGACAGCCCTGGAATACATTAGGGCTCACTTTGCCACCGGGTTCTCGATCGCCATGCTGGGGCATACCCAGGTCGAAATCTTGTCGTTGGTGCAGATCGCCGAAATCGTGGGTGCTTACGGAGTGAGCTTCGTGATGATCCTGGTGGCCGCTCTGCTTGTTGCGGCAATCTCGACAACATTTACGCGGTCATCTGTCCATCGCAACCCCAGCGTGATTCGTCGAGCAGGTCTCGTTTTAACGGCCCTGACGATCATGACGGGATACTTTTTCTCCGGATACCTACTTCTCGATGCGAACGGTTTGCTTGCGGGCGGATCCCGAGGAGATCATCACGACGAAGAATCTCGCAGCGTACGTATCGGCTTGGTCCAAGGATCGATCGACACCGTTTTCGGCGATCCGACGCAATCTACCCGTACTTTCGAGCAGTACACGGCACTCACCGATCACTTGGTGAAAGCCCATCCTGATCTCGATTTAATCGTCTGGCCGGAAACGACGATGGGAGATCACATGGTTTTCGATCTCGGTAATGACTACGCCCCTCCGGTGAATTTGCCCATCGATGCCGAGGAGCATAAGAAGCGGATTCTCAGCCGAGCCAATGGATTCAACGGCTTTCTGAAAGATCTGGCCGTCAACCGTTGGAAGGCACCCTTGCTTCTAGGCACTTCCACGTTGCGTTACGGCAATCAGAGAATGGATCACTTCAACACGGCCATCCACGTGGGACGCCAAGGAACGATTGTCACGCGGTATGACAAAATGCACCCGGTGATGTTTGGCGAATACGTTCCCTTCGGCGAGTACGTTCCTTTCGTTTACGACTTGCTTCCCATTGGCGGCGGACTCACGCCGGGTCAAACACCGGTCGCGGTCGATGTCGAAGACGTTTCCCTGGTTCCCTGTATCTGCTTCGAGAATACCGTTCCACAATTCGTTGCCGGGCAAGTACGCCAGCTTCACAAGCAGGGGCACGATGTCGATGCCTTAATCACGCTGACCAACGACGGGTGGTTCTGGGGATCTAGCATTTTGGACCTCCATCTCACGTGTGCTCGGTTTCGCGCGATTGAAAACCGCCGACCGATGCTGGTCGCTGCAAATACCGGCATCTCGGCCGTAATCGCCCCGTCGGGGAAGTTAACTCAATATTCACCAGTCCAAAAAACGACGTACCTGGTCGCCGAGATCTACCCGACCGAGCGACCACTGACCCAATACACACGCTACGGAGATTGGTTTGCCGCAGGCTGCCTGGTTCTAGCGATTGTAGGGGCGATCGCTGGGTGGTTTGTGGGAACCAAAAGAGCCAATAACCCCCTGGAAGGTGAACGTAACCAGCAGACGGAGGGGCTTCAATAG